The Hevea brasiliensis isolate MT/VB/25A 57/8 chromosome 1, ASM3005281v1, whole genome shotgun sequence DNA segment TCACCCAGAGCATTGCAGGCCGGATTATGAACACTAGAACTAAAAAATAGATAAGCAATGGTATACCATTTTTGATAGCGAAGAACAAGTTAGTTCTCTTGACCAAGGATAAAACAATTGTGCCAAAATTTCCCAAAGTATCAGCAACTAATGCTGAAGAAAGTCCTAGTCGACCAAGTTCTGAATTTGTGATTTTGAGCTGTTCACCAACAAGGCAGGCAATAACTGGGAAGCTGGTGAAAGATTGTATTACCATAGCACGCAAATTTGCAATACGTTCATTTTCCTCTGGAAAATCATCTCtatataatttttcataaacCACACTGAATGCCAAAGGTACCACCATGCCTAAGATACCAATAGACAAGGCCTTGTGCCCCGTTTTAAGAATCATTCCCGCATCCATCTTCACTGCACTCAGAAACAAGAACATGCTGAAACCAAACCGTGCTGCTGTATTTATCATATCTTGGCTTTCATGATTAAATAACACTTTCCTCATTGTTTCATATCTCCCAAGACATGTCGGACCAAGAATTAAGCCCGCCTGTTTCACATAAATAATACATTCAGTATATATTATAGCAAGTacctaaaaaaatataaatagttaTACACAACAAGGTACTTACAAGAAGGCAAGAGACAAACAAGGAGGCTCCAACACGCTTGAGAAAGTAATGAATTGAGTAGCTGATGGTGAAAATGAGAGCCAACTGCAACTCTAGATGTGGCATTGTGTATGTAAGGATTTTTGTGAGATTCCCGCTTGCCAAAATTCCAGGAGAATTAACTTTGGGGGGTATCAGAAAGCATGTAGTCATATTGCCACCTTTGTAACTTGTTTCCATTGCAGGCTACGATGGAAGTGCTTGGAATTGGAATCCGATGACAAAGAATAAGATCGACAAGGATATTTATTAGTACAAATTAATTGAAAAGCACCAGTTAAGTTGGGCATAGAGAGATTGGTGTTGGGAGAACACTTACTTAACTGAATTCCACTAATTAATGGCTATAATTAATATTGTTTAAAAATCCATTAAAACAGATTTCtgttttaaaatataatgagtgaAAGTTAAAAACTTCCAACCACAAATATTGAAGCTATGGGCTTACAGTAATGCAGAGACATTCCATTCATATTTATCTGTTAAATTAAAGAAGGATTATAATGCATGAAGGATTAAATTGAAAGGCTCAGGATCCTGAAATGGTTATGCATGTTGGGTAGTTTACAAAACTTAGCTGTATGCATAAGGGTAATTAAGTTGCTTGTTAGTTGTTGAGGCTTGTCCTTAACTACAAaacattataatatatatttaggGCAAATTACTAAAACTACCTTTACATTAAGTAAAATCACATTTGCATCTACAATGTCTGAAATTGAATTGATTAGTCCTTaaattttgaatatatatatatatacacttcatTAGTTCCAATCTCtcgctttttaaatttttttttaatttcactaTAATACTTTAATTCcacactttttaatttttttaggaataaaaatttatttttatttgaaaattatatatatacactaaaatggAAACCCAAAATTTAGgagcatttttctcttttttcacaagctttttttagaaaaaaaaaattatttatttttcacaGTAAAATACTAGCCCATCTTTttgcaaatatttttttaattatttttttttctcttctttcaTAAATACTAGTCCATTCAGTTATCTATCTCCACCACGATTTCACCATTTTTTTTACTCTTTTTTACGATTACTCTTTTTAACTTTTTACTCCTTTTATGATTACTCTTTTTTAGTTGGTAATCTCCGATGGGGAAAATTTCTGTTCTTATCTCTATTTTTCTGGAGTAGAAACAGGAGTGATTCTCATTCCTGACCAATTTCATTGCCATTCCTATCTATTAGTCCTACAGGTCTAGTGATTTAGAAGGGCTTTTTACCATGCAAGTGTAATGTATAATTGAATTTATCAGAAAATAATGTGAATCAATACTGAAATCGTTAATTAAAATAGCGTATAAAAATCAAAATGGTAATCAATGTAGCATACAAATAAACACGCTAATAATAATAGCGTTTTTTCACCACAATGCTAATTATAATCACGTCCTTTGCATTGTACTCATCTCTAAATTTCATGCAATGATTTTGGCTCTAAAACGCCATTCATAATGACGTCTTGCCACACaatatgatatatttttttttacttaaatttatttaatattattaatataattaatatgtaaAATATGCTTTTATttatagataaaaaataataatgtatatAATATTTGAATCATGTtattggaaattttttttttgtttttatttttaaaatatgttaattttgtatttttaaaaacataatagttttatagattaaaaatattaaaatataaaattttaactatatttattaataaaaatttatattgtaattatttaaaaagaatatattaattttatagattttataatattaaattacaagGGTACTgtataatttaaattatcaaaAAAGGGTGCTAATAAACTAAATTATGGGAGGGTGCTAAACGCCAATTAGTGGAAAGCGTCCCGCATGTAGGATGCTAGCTTAATTAGTGTCTTGAGGCAACGCCCGTATTGcagatataaaaatttatattaatttatatacataaaaaaattgtaaaattatattttcacaaaatattagtaatataaaaaaataagaaattaaataaaaattattattttaatattcacataatataatgtaaaaaacaaaatttattttaaaatattaaatttaagttatatgagaaagaaaaaaatgataaACAAAATTGATTAtcctcaattaaattaatttacatgtaatattaatttttattcttattgtAATTATggataatttattttcttgattgcaattaataaattgtacAATACCCttgtaatttaatattttcaaatctataaaattaatatattctctttaaataattacaatataaattaaaattttatactttaatatttttaattcataaaactaatatatttttaaaagtacaaaattaacatattttaagaaataaaaataaaaaaaaatttcaaatagcaTGGGTCAAATGTTATacacattattatttttttatctataaACAAAAACATATTTTAcacattaattatattaataatattaaataaatttaaattaaaaataaatatatcataATAATGGCATTTTGGAGCCAAAATCACTGCTTCAAATATAGAGGTGGGAACAGTGTACAGTGCAAAGGAATGATTATGATTAGCATTTTAGTGTAaaaatgttattattattattattattagcgtATTTATCTGAACGCTACCGTTTAGTTTTTATATGATATTTTTATTAGCATTTtctataagttaactttcacctCTTTCCTGTAATTTAGTTGATTCACGATATTTTTTTGGTAAATTCAATTGTATAGTACATTTGTATTGTAAAAAGCCCGACTTGGAATGCCCCTCTCATGGAGATGTCTTGTTTGTTATCTATTGATTTAGCATACTTTCAATTTCAAGATAGTTTCTTCTTTCACTTCTTTAATATATACatagtaaaaattaaattacactattaaaattgagatttttaaatttttgctTTTATTCACGTGTAATAAGAGATTGTTAAATGCATCTTctctttaaaatatataaatcacatctccttaaaaataaaagtaattaattttttatatttatgagggtattattttttaatttttttaatatatttaaaaattagtcCATTCTTAAAAACACGTTGTCAACCATTGGCATGGCAACTGGCTCTAATCATTGATATACACGTGTCAGTCACACAGTATTTTGGAGGTGAATGCGGCATGCTGAGCTGTATGCAAATGAGTCACCCGTGACTGGATATAGCCGGTGGTCTCAGACGCATTTATATAGAAATCTCATCTACCAAAAAAGCAGCTACTCGGCTACTCCTCGCTACTTACAACAGCatcctctctctttctccccaGTATACATTCTCAGCCGTTTGATCTTTTAGAGATTAATCAAAATGCCAATCAATCGGATAGCAGTCGGGCTGCCGGGACAGGATGTAACGCATCCCAGTGCACTTAAGGCGGCATTGGCAGAGTTCATTAGTACTTTGATAAAGTCTTCGCCGGAGAAGGTTCCGGTATGGCCTTTAGCGGACTTACGGACAATGCGTCCAACACACCTGCCGGCATTATCATGGCCTCATTGGCACATGCATTTGGCCTTTTTGTCGGGGTTTCTACCGCTTTCAACATCTCCGGCGGCCATGTCAACCCCGCCGTTACCTTTGGTGCCTTCCTTGGTGGCAGTATCTCTCTCATTTGTGGCATTCTTTATTGGATCGGTCAGCTCCTTGGCTCCACTGTGGCCTGCCTGGTACTTAAGTTCTCTACTCATGGCATGGTGAGTACTGGAATTTTAAGCTACTTAAGTGTTAAAAAACATGTTAATATAAGAAAAAACATGTTAATATAAGCTTAATCTATATTTGAACGTGAATATTGGTAACAAGTTCAGAAACATGGCAAATTTATGCAGACAGCATCGGCATTTTCTTTGTCTGTCAGGGGTGAATGTGTGGAATGCACTTGTATTCGAGATTGTACTGACGTTTGACTTAGTTTACACAGTATATGCAACAGCTCTTGATCCTAAAAAGGGTGAGGTGGGGATTATTGCACTTTTGGCAATTGGTTTCGTTGTTGGAGCTAACATTTTAGCTGGGGGAGCATTTGAAGGAGCATCCATGAATCCTGCAGTGTCTTTTGGACCTGCTTTGGTGAGCTGGGACTGGACCAACCATTGGGTTTACGGGATTTTTACCAAAAaggagtaataaaaaaaaattatataaaaaaaattgagtttgaaagaaattataaaaaatgTGAATTATGTTGAGTTGAACGAAATAAACGTGGACGCTAATTATAATAGCATTTTTAAGGTCCGATACTATTATAAATAGCATTCTcatcaaaaatttaaaaaaaaaactaaacgtTTGAAAGAGCGTCTagcttttttttaaataataaaaaattaattaaaaaaaatttaaagtttttaattttttttaaatttttaattattttattttatattttaaataaaatataaatattattttaataaataaaattataatatttaatattatatattataatatttttattataaatattattttttaatttaaaataaaattaaaatttaataaaataaaaaattaaaattaaaaaaataaataattaaaaagatttaaaaagcgtttaatttttttaattattttattttatattttaaataaattaaaaatagtattttaataaaaattataataattaatattatatattataatatttttatttttttattttatatatagtattatatattataatttattttatatataatattatatattataatttattttatcatgGTGCTTCGCCTTTGCTGGAATAGATAGATAGCCGACTGGACAATGGCCTCCTTTGTTTTTCTCCCCACGGCCGCAGTATGCTTAGAATCTGCTTTTTGACTTGAATGCAATAAAACATGTTACTTTTCCTTTAGAATGCCAATCACAAAGTAGCACCAACATCCCTTTGTTAATCCAACCTCCCACTACTTTTTTTTGTGacaccaaaataaataaataaataagattaaCTGTTGATTTAAGGAAAAACATGAGCAAATAATTATCTGTGATTAGATGTTGATTTTTTTGATTCCTATATGTGTAATATGTGTGtggattatataaaaataaaaattttattaaaattattatgatttaaataattatttataattatttatttttatcacttACTTATATATGCGTGTTctatttattgataaaattattattattattatcttctgAAGTAAAAATTTGTTAATATTAGTATTTAAGGCCATGTGTTTCATATACCCTAACATGATCATATTAATGGTTATagatttttaatattatctataccttttatagtttttttttcaataattataacttaaaaaataataaaaatttaaattgtaagtaaattttatatatttttataaaaaaatttaaaatttatttagtccctaattataataatatttttacttataactcatgaatttaaaatttatatatgtaAATACAAACTCATatagaagtaaaattaataataattacattaaatatttatatttaaatttacatattttttatatatattttaattaattttatacatattttaatataaatatataatttaataattattaaatttgctCTCACGCTCAAAATTATATTTAgtaaaaaaaatactaaatttaTGGAAGACGTAACGGCAAGTGATTCCATAAGGAGTCAATGCCTTAATTAAGAAGTAGACTTTTGGACTTCCAGATCATCCGTGTCAATGCCATAGCCAATAGAAATTTACAAGGTAATGATAGTGATTCAATATGCATATATTCACCTGCACTTCCATATTTCAACAACCAAATAAACAATCCCATAAATTCTAATGGTGGAAATTTATGTATACACCTGAGCGTGAGTGCACTTGATCATTTCCCCAGCTGGCGAGAGGTTTGAATGATTACTGTTTTGCTGCGCCcagagcctttttttttttaatttataatttaaaaatttaataatgaaagttttactttaaattttcttttattataaatCATTAAGTTTAGGATATTAATGAACTAGAAATGATTGCATAGAACCGacagaagaataaaaataatatatatatattgcttgaCTTGTTAGCGTACTGGTCTTCTTGTACGCGCTTTAATGGAGGAAGCAATTACTATTTAAAATCTTACACTTATCAAAACCCAACTTATCAATTTCTTCTCTCGTGAAATCCAGGCTTACCCTTTTTTCTCGATTGTTGAATACTAATGGAGGCGACCAAGTATCTCTTCTCCACTGTCGTTTTGGGCGTTGGGATGCACTGTGAGGCCTGCGCTTCAGAAATTAAGGTTTATGCTCGAGGCCTCGAAGGTAATGTAGTTCTTTTCatgcacataaatatatgtaCGTAGATGGGCAGAGCTCGTTTAGTGACTAGGCAAATTGAACTCAAGTAAGATTCATAAAGCATATAGCTTCATCAGGCCATGTGTTTTGTTTTCTCCGTCGAATTTCCATTGTTTCTGGagatcttttattttatttatttgtttatttatttatcttggttttttttttttttggtccaaTTCTGTATGTATCAGGTGTAAAGAAAGTGAAGGTAGACATAGATTCGAACCAGTTGACAGTCTTAGGTGAGGTGGATCCTTTGCAGATTCAAGAAGAGCTTCGCCGCAAGTTCAAGAAGAAAGTCGACATGGTCTCCTCTTATCCCAAGAAAGGTGATAATGGCACCACCTCTGACAAGAACAAAGATGACAAGAAATCTAATGAGGAAAAGCCGGACATTGATAAGAAACAACCGAAAGAGGTACTCTTTTTAATTGCTTAATTTCATGTGTGGTGATAATGGCACCATTCATGATGAATCCCAGTATTAAACATGGAGCATTTTTCTAAAGAAATAGGTACCAAAATCTGCATCATTCCCAATTTTTATGGGTTGGTTTAATTAGATTCAAGTTGTTGGAGAGAAACATGAACAGGAGAAGCATTGTAATATTACCAGTTCACTTTACCAAAATAACATCCTGAATCGATCACTGTTGCAAACTGTTTCAGGTTGTTTGGAAAATTCTAAAAGTgcaagaattcaattcaattgagTTCTGTTTGTCGAATTCTCTTGTTTGTAAAATGCATGATTGCTAGAATAGGTTCAGATAGCCTCTATCTGCATTTATTCTAAAAACATGATTGTTCCAATCAGGATGTTAGAGAATTTGTTGCCAATTTGAAGTTTCAAAGCTCAAGTTTTTAATGTTTTTGATTCATATCATGTGCTTTATTTGTTAATTATTAGTTATTTATGACTATAGTTTCGATTTTTAATGGGGCAGGCTTTGGAGACAACAATAGTAGTAGTTCTCAAGCTGGGACATTACTGCCAGGGATGTAGCTCGAAGATTCGAAATATAGTCTGGGACACAAatggtaattttttttatcttaacACCTTCATTTTGTTGATGGATGTGTGAATCTTAACAGCATTCATTAAAGGTGTGCAAGAGATGGTACCAGATGAAGAGAAGGAAATGATAACAGTCAAAGGGAACATGGATGCAAAGGTTTTGTTGGAGAATCTGAAGGAGAGATTGAATGGTCCTGTTGAGATCTTGTCGGTTAACAAAGAGAAATACAGCAATGGCAGTGATAAAGAAAGCGAGAATGGCAATGATGataaaaagaggaagaaagaaagtgcACAAGAGAATAGGAGTGATGATACTGAAATGGAAAGGAGCATAATGGAGTTGAAACCAGTAAAAGTACTCTCACAGTGACCTTTTTCCCTCAGGGATTCTGAATTTTGCATAGTCAATAtgaagtgatctttctcctttttttttttctacaagTGATATTTGTTGCAGTTTTGCTTACCTGAATATGCGTTGTTTGTTATTTGCTTTCTACTTTTAGTGCTTCCAAATTACAAttccttaaaaaaaatttaatgttcTGAACTTTCAGAACTCGAAGCTTCATTTCATTCTACTTCCAATCTAGATAGCTTATTTCATTTATGTGAAATGTGGAAGTCATATTCTTTAACCCAAATGCGCTTTACGATTAATATATGTTTGTTTTTCTATAAATTTCTATTCCTTTAGGTTCCAGCAATAATGGCAGTTTTCAAGGTGCCTCTCCATTGTGATGGATGCATCAGGAGGATTCGCAAAATTATCAGTAGAATCAGAGGTAACACTGTCATTTTATTATTCGTTAATTGGCCTTTGAATTAATGCTTAAAAATAACCAAAACTCTTACTGGAAAAATGTCATTGATCATTACAGGAGTACAGAAGGTGACAATTAACAAGGAGGAGGAAACTGTAACTGTCAAGGCAACCACTGATGTGAATACATTAACTGAGACCATGAAGAAAAGATTGAAGAAACTTGTAGAGGAGAGGAAGATAGAGATACAAAAGGGGGCAGAAGTGGTAAAAGATACAAGCCTATGTTCATTTAAAACGCAAGATCATAAACAAGAAAGCATACCATCGGCACCTCTTCAATTTTCAGAGCAACAACCAGAcattattcaaataatttctgtTCAGGAGGACCAGGACCAAAGTTTGGTTATCTCAGCAGATGCTCATGCTAAAATTGATTCAGAAATTGGAGACAGCTCACCCACAATTGTAAGAACCTTATCAGTAAACACAATAATAAAGACACCATACTTCATGCCAAAGATCAAATCATATGGGCACCACTCAATGGCCTAAAAGTAACAGTACTACAAGGATATTGCAAAGCTTATACGATTGTGCTTAATCAATTATGAAAAGAAATTTATTGTCATAATTGTTTGAAATATCTTTGTTTCGACATCATTTGTACAGGAAACAGCAGAGTGGGCTTTTCTACTCACGAGCTTATTTCTAGAGGGTGTCTCAGCATTACTAGACCAACTGGGTTATCTCTTAGTGGGCATGGCCCTGTCATTTGTGGCTTTACTTCTTTCTACTATTGATCTGGTTAACTCAGCACGAAGAGAAGGACTTATCAAAATGGAAAGATTGAGCTGTTCCCTTTGCTTTCGTAGTGAACTTTTCACGGTTGTTCAATGTTTCGGATTTACAAGTGCAGTCTGGCAGTGTATTTACTCGACAATGCAGTATATATATGCTCTTCGAAATTTAGATAATCCCATTAAAATGACCCTTCTGCCTTTCATCTTTCTGTTATGTGTGCTCATTTCCAAGTTAGTGAGGTAAATTTTAATGACACCATTAAATGAAACAGCATTTTTTTCAGTTTAAATTAGTTGCTTTCTGCTCTTGTAATATCATCCCGCAATTGGAAATTGTTGGTGAATGGTGATTATTACTATTTGATTCATGTTCATGTGTTCTGAATGAGAAGGAAAATGGAGGAGATAAATTGTCAAGATATAGAAATGCCTAGAATTAAGCCCCAATCCGATCTTAATCACAGTGAAGATGCACTTGCGACTGCCATGGAATTTAAATCTGGGCATTTTGGGTAGGTCTCATTTTATTTTGAGAGCTTAGTTTTTACTTTCCTGAAAGTATATAATCTAGGTCTTTCGACTGACTTGTTTACTGATGGAAAATTCTGGTGTTTCTGTTATGTATTTTTCTTGTTGGATTTAGGTGCTCACATTATAGAAGGAGATGCAAAATTAGAGCACCTTGTTGCAATGAGGACTTTTATTGTGTGCATTGCCATAATGAAGCTAAGGTACAATAACTATAATCCTTTCGTCCCCCTCCTATTCCTTTCACCTTCTTGGGAGTTTGTTttgtctaatatatatatatatatatttacattcTTGGTGGAATGTTAATAATGTTTTTAAGGTGATATTTGTATTGTCAGAATTCAGGGGAAACTAGTCCTGATGATCAACACTATATTCCAAGCCATGAAGTGATAAAGGTTCGATCTTTCTTTTTCTGTATCTGCtaatcattttaaaaaaaaaataaatctgaATTTGAATGGGAGGTCTATCTAATGGCACAATTATGATGGGTTTAACAAGTAGTCCAATGAGATTATAATGGATAGTTCAAATTGGAATTTTAAGGGGCAGTTCGTAAGATTTTGATTTACTATCCATGGTA contains these protein-coding regions:
- the LOC110673336 gene encoding aquaporin TIP1-2-like, producing the protein MAFSGLTDNASNTPAGIIMASLAHAFGLFVGVSTAFNISGGHVNPAVTFGAFLGGSISLICGILYWIGQLLGSTVACLVLKFSTHGMFRNMANLCRQHRHFLCLSGVNVWNALVFEIVLTFDLVYTVYATALDPKKGEVGIIALLAIGFVVGANILAGGAFEGASMNPAVSFGPALVSWDWTNHWVYGIFTKKE
- the LOC110673322 gene encoding uncharacterized protein LOC110673322 isoform X1, translated to MEATKYLFSTVVLGVGMHCEACASEIKVYARGLEGVKKVKVDIDSNQLTVLGEVDPLQIQEELRRKFKKKVDMVSSYPKKGDNGTTSDKNKDDKKSNEEKPDIDKKQPKEALETTIVVVLKLGHYCQGCSSKIRNIVWDTNGVQEMVPDEEKEMITVKGNMDAKVLLENLKERLNGPVEILSVNKEKYSNGSDKESENGNDDKKRKKESAQENRSDDTEMERSIMELKPVKVPAIMAVFKVPLHCDGCIRRIRKIISRIRGVQKVTINKEEETVTVKATTDVNTLTETMKKRLKKLVEERKIEIQKGAEVVKDTSLCSFKTQDHKQESIPSAPLQFSEQQPDIIQIISVQEDQDQSLVISADAHAKIDSEIGDSSPTIETAEWAFLLTSLFLEGVSALLDQLGYLLVGMALSFVALLLSTIDLVNSARREGLIKMERLSCSLCFRSELFTVVQCFGFTSAVWQCIYSTMQYIYALRNLDNPIKMTLLPFIFLLCVLISKLVRKMEEINCQDIEMPRIKPQSDLNHSEDALATAMEFKSGHFGCSHYRRRCKIRAPCCNEDFYCVHCHNEAKNSGETSPDDQHYIPSHEVIKVICSLCEEEQDVKQNCVSCGVCMGKYFCAKCIFFDDDVLKNQYHCDECGICRDGGRENFFHCKKCGKWLESEKQTFSFCLMNTVNHFSRTL
- the LOC110673322 gene encoding uncharacterized protein LOC110673322 isoform X2; its protein translation is MEATKYLFSTVVLGVGMHCEACASEIKVYARGLEGVKKVKVDIDSNQLTVLGEVDPLQIQEELRRKFKKKVDMVSSYPKKGDNGTTSDKNKDDKKSNEEKPDIDKKQPKEALETTIVVVLKLGHYCQGCSSKIRNIVWDTNGVQEMVPDEEKEMITVKGNMDAKVLLENLKERLNGPVEILSVNKEKYSNGSDKESENGNDDKKRKKESAQENRSDDTEMERSIMELKPVKVPAIMAVFKVPLHCDGCIRRIRKIISRIRGVQKVTINKEEETVTVKATTDVNTLTETMKKRLKKLVEERKIEIQKGAEVVKDTSLCSFKTQDHKQESIPSAPLQFSEQQPDIIQIISVQEDQDQSLVISADAHAKIDSEIGDSSPTIETAEWAFLLTSLFLEGVSALLDQLGYLLVGMALSFVALLLSTIDLVNSARREGLIKMERLSCSLCFRSELFTVVQCFGFTSAVWQCIYSTMQYIYALRNLDNPIKMTLLPFIFLLCVLISKLVRKMEEINCQDIEMPRIKPQSDLNHSEDALATAMEFKSGHFGCSHYRRRCKIRAPCCNEDFYCVHCHNEAKNSGETSPDDQHYIPSHEVIKVICSLCEEEQDVKQNCVSCGVCMGKYFCAKCIFFDDDVLKNQYHCDECGICRDGGRENFFHCKKCVCDVAHRILLSKVNGRCTPGNAPRLS
- the LOC110673322 gene encoding uncharacterized protein LOC110673322 isoform X3; this translates as MEATKYLFSTVVLGVGMHCEACASEIKVYARGLEGVKKVKVDIDSNQLTVLGEVDPLQIQEELRRKFKKKVDMVSSYPKKGDNGTTSDKNKDDKKSNEEKPDIDKKQPKEALETTIVVVLKLGHYCQGCSSKIRNIVWDTNGVQEMVPDEEKEMITVKGNMDAKVLLENLKERLNGPVEILSVNKEKYSNGSDKESENGNDDKKRKKESAQENRSDDTEMERSIMELKPVKVPAIMAVFKVPLHCDGCIRRIRKIISRIRGVQKVTINKEEETVTVKATTDVNTLTETMKKRLKKLVEERKIEIQKGAEVVKDTSLCSFKTQDHKQESIPSAPLQFSEQQPDIIQIISVQEDQDQSLVISADAHAKIDSEIGDSSPTIETAEWAFLLTSLFLEGVSALLDQLGYLLVGMALSFVALLLSTIDLVNSARREGLIKMERLSCSLCFRSELFTVVQCFGFTSAVWQCIYSTMQYIYALRNLDNPIKMTLLPFIFLLCVLISKLVRKMEEINCQDIEMPRIKPQSDLNHSEDALATAMEFKSGHFGCSHYRRRCKIRAPCCNEDFYCVHCHNEAKNSGETSPDDQHYIPSHEVIKVICSLCEEEQDVKQNCVSCGVCMGKYFCAKCIFFDDDVLKNQYHCDECGICRDGGRENFFHCKKCGSCYPKLMEDAHQATHQD